A genome region from Paramisgurnus dabryanus chromosome 12, PD_genome_1.1, whole genome shotgun sequence includes the following:
- the marcksa gene encoding myristoylated alanine-rich protein kinase C substrate a isoform X2, translated as MGAQTSKTAGKGETVAEKPEEAAASPSKTNGQENGHVKVNGDPTSPAAEGEEECQANGSAAVEEAPKEKAEESAVEKEAEGEKVNTEPVTEGEAAKAEDGATPSTSTDTPKKKKRFSFKKSFKLSGFSFKKGKKETGEKEGVEEAATACEEAPEKAEPASANDSDAKPETPVEKPVEEPKEASADAEEPKEETKPSEPECSLSHNETPATEEAVPAVQEVESTAE; from the exons ATGGGAGCGCAAACCTCGAAGACAGCTGGAAAAGGAGAGACCGTGGCAGAGAAACCAGAAGAGGCTGCGGCTTCACCATCTAAAACTAACGGACAG GAAAATGGTCATGTGAAGGTGAATGGAGACCCAACTTCTCCGGCTGCTGAGGGCGAGGAGGAGTGCCAAGCTAATGGCAGTGCAGCAGTTGAAGAAGCACCAAAAGAGAAGGCTGAGGAATCTGCTGTTGAAAAAGAAGCAGAGGGGGAGAAGGTGAACACAGAACCAGTTACTGAAGGGGAGGCTGCCAAAGCTGAGGATGGTGCCACTCCCTCCACAAGCACTGATACACCCAAGAAAAAGAAGCGCTTCTCCTTTAAGAAATCCTTCAAGTTAAGCGGCTTTTCTTTCAAAAAAGGCAAAAAGGAGACTGGAGAAAAAGAGGGTGTTGAGGAGGCGGCGACAGCCTGTGAGGAG GCACCAGAAAAGGCTGAACCTGCCAGTGCAAATGACAGTGATGCCAAACCTGAGACGCCAGTGGAGAAACCAGTAGAGGAGCCCAAAGAGGCCAGTGCTGATGCAGAGGAGCCCAAAGAGGAAACAAAGCCCTCGGAGCCCGAGTGCAGTCTTTCTCATAATGAAACGCCTGCAACAGAGGAAGCTGTTCCCGCTGTACAGGAAGTGGAATCCACTGCTGAGTAA
- the marcksa gene encoding myristoylated alanine-rich protein kinase C substrate a isoform X1, producing the protein MGAQTSKTAGKGETVAEKPEEAAASPSKTNGQENGHVKVNGDPTSPAAEGEEECQANGSAAVEEAPKEKAEESAVEKEAEGEKVNTEPVTEGEAAKAEDGATPSTSTDTPKKKKRFSFKKSFKLSGFSFKKGKKETGEKEGVEEAATACEEANNEAPEAHEAPEKAEPASANDSDAKPETPVEKPVEEPKEASADAEEPKEETKPSEPECSLSHNETPATEEAVPAVQEVESTAE; encoded by the exons ATGGGAGCGCAAACCTCGAAGACAGCTGGAAAAGGAGAGACCGTGGCAGAGAAACCAGAAGAGGCTGCGGCTTCACCATCTAAAACTAACGGACAG GAAAATGGTCATGTGAAGGTGAATGGAGACCCAACTTCTCCGGCTGCTGAGGGCGAGGAGGAGTGCCAAGCTAATGGCAGTGCAGCAGTTGAAGAAGCACCAAAAGAGAAGGCTGAGGAATCTGCTGTTGAAAAAGAAGCAGAGGGGGAGAAGGTGAACACAGAACCAGTTACTGAAGGGGAGGCTGCCAAAGCTGAGGATGGTGCCACTCCCTCCACAAGCACTGATACACCCAAGAAAAAGAAGCGCTTCTCCTTTAAGAAATCCTTCAAGTTAAGCGGCTTTTCTTTCAAAAAAGGCAAAAAGGAGACTGGAGAAAAAGAGGGTGTTGAGGAGGCGGCGACAGCCTGTGAGGAGGCAAATAATGAGGCACCTGAAGCTCATGAGGCACCAGAAAAGGCTGAACCTGCCAGTGCAAATGACAGTGATGCCAAACCTGAGACGCCAGTGGAGAAACCAGTAGAGGAGCCCAAAGAGGCCAGTGCTGATGCAGAGGAGCCCAAAGAGGAAACAAAGCCCTCGGAGCCCGAGTGCAGTCTTTCTCATAATGAAACGCCTGCAACAGAGGAAGCTGTTCCCGCTGTACAGGAAGTGGAATCCACTGCTGAGTAA